The genomic interval GTGAGGCAATTCACAAGCCGGCTCAGGTCTTCTCTATCCAGGGTTCCATCATCATCAAAGTCTAGGCAGCAGACATGGGAAGCAACCAGGACAGGCTCAAGAGGCAGTCCACAGGCATGCATCTGCCCTCATTTCCTGTGTGGGAAGGAGTGGGGTCCAGCAGTTCTCACATTGCTTACCAAAGATGCGGAAGGCATAGTGTGACTTGATGTCTGGGGTTGCTGTGTCACTAAAGACACTCAGGAGGTCCAGGAAGTCCTCAAAGCTCAGGCTGTCTCTGGTAGGTGATGTGGAGAAGACCATGCAGATTCGCTCCTTGAAGGGGTTGGCCTATGTAAGAAAGCCTTCTGTGAACATCACAGGGCATGGTCTGGGTTACATATTCAGCTGGCTCAACTGGAAACTTCTTTTTCCAGGGAGCAGGGTCTCataaacccaggctggcctcaaactcctgatcctcctgcctctacctcccaggtgctggattacaggtgtgtaccaccatgcctgattccCTTCTGGAAACTCAAGGAAGCTCATTACAGTAGCGGCACTATGGAGTTCAGGCTCGAAGGGGAGAACCTTTGAGGCCAGGACATGGAGGTACTGGAGGGACCACTAAGCCAgccagagaagggacagagatgcTCTCTGAGAGTCTAAGTCACATACTTCACAAGCAGAGTCACAGCAGAAAAGGGGAGGCATGCTAAACAAAGCAACAGGAACAGCTGATGACATGTGAGCACATGCCACTAATACATGCGGAAATCAAGGGTAACTTTTCATAGACTAGTTTTTTCTCTTACCataggtcccagggatcaaacttaggtcctcaggcttacaagtttttgtttttggattttcaagacaaggtttctctatagagaatggaccaggctagcctcaaactcagcaatccacttgcttctgcctcccaagtgctggaattaaaggcatgcaccactacaccccTGGCACAAGGCAagtgttttttgttctgtttgttaattatttatttattttatgtgattacACTGTctctcttcatacacaccagaagagagcattggatcccattatagatggttgtgagccaccatgtggttgctgggaattgaactcaggacctctggaagagacaCTTAGTgctcttacccgctgagccatctctccagctccaaggcaAGTGTTTCTATCTGCTAACCTACTTGACTGGACCAAGctggtcattttaaaatatacttaactGGATGATTACTTTGTTACACAGTCAGGCTCTTTCCATAAAATTTGCAGACACGTGGtatggtgcatgcttttaatgctagcactgaggaggcaaaggcaggtgtatCTAAGAGTTCAAGGAGATCTTGGTTTACACAGTAAGTCCcacccaggccagccagggctccacagtgagaccctgcctcaaaataacaaTTATAAGCCAGGCGATGGTCCCAGGTGCCCTTAATCCCAGGCACactttttgagtttgaggcagcctggtctacaaagcaaattccaggacagctagggatacatagagaaaccctatcttggaaaaaacaatattattattattcatagcaagctgggcatggtgatgtgtACCTATAATCCTGGTGCTGACaaggcagggaaaggaggagtgaagcaagttcaaggtcagtcaagGCTACGTAGTAAAAGCCCACATCAGAAAAAGAAAGTGGTCAGTTAGCTCAgccagtaaagtacttgctgtgtaaACATAGAGGCCTgcattcaatcctcagaaccacTGTTTTTAAAAGGGACGagtgggctgaagagatagctcagtgattacaAGCTCataccactcttgcagaggaccctagttcagttcctagcacctgtgaggagcagctcacaactgcctataaccccagcaccaggAGATCCATGCCTTTTGTACTCGACAGGCACCAGCACTTCATGTGTACACATCCCACACAATTACACGTCAGCATCATCAAAATGAAATCCccagggtgtggtggcatgtgcttacAATCAATGGGAAGAGTTAGGGAACGTAGTAGCAGAGGGGGTGGATAAAGTAGGTAGAGGACTGAACCTTGAGCTCTGGAAGGCTGAGGATCTGCTCAAATGATACTCGGGTGTGCAGTGACTCCTCCACTGTCCGATGCTCTGGGGGAAGCAACTCGCAAAAGCGTCTGTGGGCTctggcagagagaggggaacttATTGGTGGCCTCAAgcagtcagtctctctctgtatttACTACATCCCCATTCTGCAGTTTGA from Arvicanthis niloticus isolate mArvNil1 chromosome 1, mArvNil1.pat.X, whole genome shotgun sequence carries:
- the Cib1 gene encoding calcium and integrin-binding protein 1, producing the protein MGGSGSRLSKELLAEYQDLTFLTKQEILLAHRRFCELLPPEHRTVEESLHTRVSFEQILSLPELKANPFKERICMVFSTSPTRDSLSFEDFLDLLSVFSDTATPDIKSHYAFRIFDFDDDGTLDREDLSRLVNCLTGEGEDTRLSASEMKQLIDNILEESDIDRDGTINLSEFQHVISRSPDFASSFKIVL